The DNA sequence GGAGCCCAGCAGCCTCACCGTCGACCTCAACAGCGACCTCGGCGAGTCCTTCGGCGCCTGGAGCATGGGCGACGACGACGCGATGCTCCGGCTGGTGACCAGCGCGAACGTCGCGTGCGGCTTCCACGGCGGCGACCCCTCCACGATGCTCGCCACCTGCCGGCTCGCCGCGGAGAACGGCGTCGCTGTCGGCGCGCACGTCTCCTATCGCGACCTGGCCGGTTTCGGCCGCCGCAGCATGGACGTCCCTGCCGCCGAGCTGCGCGACGAAGTGCTCTACCAGCTGGCGGCGCTCGCCGGGATGGCGCGGGTGGCCCGGACCGCGGTGCGCTATGTCAAGCCGCACGGCGCCCTCTACAACCGGATCGTCCACGACGAGGCGCAGGCCGCCGCGGTGGTGGAGGCGGTCGTCGCGTTCGATCCGTCGCTGCCGGTGCTCGGCCTCCCGGGCTCGGCCGTCGAGCGGGCGTCCTGCGCGCGCGGGCTGCGGTTCGTGCGCGAGGCGTTCGTGGACCGCGGCTACCGCGCCGACGGCACGCTCGTCCCGCGGACGGAGCCAGGCGCCGTGCTGTCCGACGTGGCCGCCATCGCAGCCCGGGCGGTGCGGATGGCGCGCGACGGCGTGGTGGAGGCCGCCGACGGCGCCGAGGTCGCCATCGCCGCAGACTCCCTCTGCGTGCACGGCGACACCCCGGGCGCTGTGCGCATGGCGGAGGCCGTGCGCCGGGGTTTGGAGGAGGCCGGCATCGCGGTGAGGCCGTTCGTGTGACCACCCGGGTGATTCCCTACGGCGACAGCGCCCTGCTCGTGGAGTTCGGCTCTCTGGACGCGGTGCTCGGGATGCTGCCCGCCCTCCAGCGCACCCGGCCGCCCGGCGTCGTGGACCTCGTCCCGGCGGCCCGCACCATCGCGGTCCTGCTCGACCCGCACGTGCTGAGCCCGGCGTCCGCCCGCGGCTGGATCGAGCGCACAGCGCCGGAGCCGGCCGAAGCCGCCGACGAGGAGGTGGTGGACATCCCCGTCCGCTACGACGGCGACGACCTGGCCGAGGTGGCGGCGCTGCTCGGCATCGCGCCCGCCGAGGTCGTGGAGCGGCACACGGCCTCCCGGTGGCGCGTCGCGTTCGGCGGTTTCGCCCCGGGGTTCGCCTACCTCGTGACCGATCACGACGGCCTCGTGGTCCCGCGCCGGGCGACCCCGCGCACCTCCGTGCCCGCCGGGTCGGTCGGCCTCGCCGGCGCGTTCAGCGGGGTCTACCCGCGGTCGAGCCCGGGAGGCTGGCAGCTGATCGGCCGCACCGACGCGACGCTCTGGGACGCCGCGGCCGACCCGCCCGCGCTCCTGCGGCCGGGGGTCGTGGTGCGGTTCACGGCGGTGACGGCGTGACCGGCCTCCGCATCCTCCGGCCCGGCCCCCTGGCGCTGGTCGAGGACCTCGGCCGCCCCGGCCTCGCCGCGGTCGGCGTGAGCCCGTCCGGCGCGCTCGACCGCGGTGCGCTCGGCCTCGCCAACCGCCTCGTCGGCAACCCCGGCGGCGCGGCGGGGCTGGAGCTGCTGCTCGGCGGCTTCGCCGCACGCTTCGAGTCGGCCGCGTGGTTCGCCGTGACGGGAGCCGCGGCCCGCGTCACGCTCGACGGCCACCCGG is a window from the Leifsonia shinshuensis genome containing:
- a CDS encoding LamB/YcsF family protein, which gives rise to MEPSSLTVDLNSDLGESFGAWSMGDDDAMLRLVTSANVACGFHGGDPSTMLATCRLAAENGVAVGAHVSYRDLAGFGRRSMDVPAAELRDEVLYQLAALAGMARVARTAVRYVKPHGALYNRIVHDEAQAAAVVEAVVAFDPSLPVLGLPGSAVERASCARGLRFVREAFVDRGYRADGTLVPRTEPGAVLSDVAAIAARAVRMARDGVVEAADGAEVAIAADSLCVHGDTPGAVRMAEAVRRGLEEAGIAVRPFV
- the pxpB gene encoding 5-oxoprolinase subunit PxpB; this translates as MTTRVIPYGDSALLVEFGSLDAVLGMLPALQRTRPPGVVDLVPAARTIAVLLDPHVLSPASARGWIERTAPEPAEAADEEVVDIPVRYDGDDLAEVAALLGIAPAEVVERHTASRWRVAFGGFAPGFAYLVTDHDGLVVPRRATPRTSVPAGSVGLAGAFSGVYPRSSPGGWQLIGRTDATLWDAAADPPALLRPGVVVRFTAVTA